From one Nonomuraea polychroma genomic stretch:
- a CDS encoding glycosyltransferase family 4 protein encodes MPRVLVDAAAVPADRGALIRYVDGLVAALHRVGADLAVVCQRAEADRYRRLAPSADIIAGPVAITNRAARLAWEQTGLPLLARQAGADVIHAPYYSIPLGSGLPTVVTVHDATWFTEPDQLSSRASFFRSATRTAVRHAQRVIVPSKATRDELVRVLAADPTRIDVAYHGVDLAQFHPPSEEEIRRAAIRCGLHGQPYVAFLGNLDPRKNVPNLIRGFAAAVKRLEKPPALVLGGGVHEDDVDAACREVEATVKVVRPGYLRAPDLPGFLGGALVVAFPSRGEGFGLPVLEAMACGAPVLTTHRTSLPEVGGDAVAYTEPDADSIAAALGELLASAERRKQLQEAGLARAREFTWDASAEAHLSSYQRAIE; translated from the coding sequence ATGCCTCGTGTGCTCGTCGATGCGGCGGCGGTCCCCGCGGACCGCGGCGCGTTGATCAGATATGTGGACGGGCTCGTCGCAGCCCTCCATCGGGTCGGCGCCGACCTCGCCGTCGTGTGCCAGCGGGCCGAAGCGGATCGATATCGGCGGCTGGCGCCCTCCGCCGACATCATCGCCGGACCCGTCGCGATCACCAACAGAGCCGCCAGGCTCGCGTGGGAGCAGACCGGACTGCCGTTGCTGGCCCGCCAGGCCGGTGCCGACGTCATCCACGCGCCCTACTACTCCATCCCGCTCGGCTCGGGCCTGCCGACCGTCGTGACGGTGCACGACGCCACCTGGTTCACCGAGCCCGACCAGCTCAGTTCTCGGGCGTCGTTCTTCCGCTCCGCCACCCGCACCGCCGTACGCCATGCGCAGCGGGTGATCGTCCCGTCCAAGGCGACGAGGGACGAGCTCGTACGCGTGCTGGCCGCCGACCCGACCCGCATCGACGTCGCCTACCACGGCGTCGACCTGGCGCAGTTCCACCCGCCGAGCGAGGAGGAGATCCGCCGGGCCGCCATCCGCTGCGGACTGCACGGCCAGCCGTATGTGGCGTTCCTGGGCAATCTGGATCCGCGTAAGAACGTTCCGAACCTCATCCGCGGCTTCGCCGCCGCCGTGAAACGCTTGGAGAAGCCGCCCGCGCTGGTGCTCGGCGGCGGTGTGCACGAGGACGACGTCGACGCCGCCTGCCGCGAGGTCGAGGCCACCGTCAAGGTGGTGCGACCGGGCTACCTGCGCGCGCCCGACCTGCCCGGATTCCTCGGCGGGGCGCTCGTGGTGGCCTTCCCGTCGCGCGGCGAAGGGTTCGGGCTGCCCGTGCTCGAGGCCATGGCCTGCGGCGCTCCCGTGCTGACGACACACCGCACCTCGCTTCCAGAGGTGGGCGGGGACGCCGTGGCCTACACTGAGCCGGACGCGGACAGCATCGCCGCGGCACTCGGAGAATTGCTCGCCTCCGCGGAGCGGAGAAAGCAATTGCAGGAGGCGGGGCTGGCGAGAGCCCGTGAATTCACGTGGGACGCCTCGGCCGAGGCGCACCTCAGCTCTTATCAACGCGCTATCGAATAG
- a CDS encoding glycosyltransferase family 4 protein, with translation MRIAIVGPTYPYKGGGAQHTTELAHRLSALGHDVVIESWRAQYPSFLYPGQQTISTPEGTPYPKTVRRLDWRRPDGWVAAGRRLRSADLVVLAVLSPVQVPAYLGILYGISRKVRTIALCHNVLPHERKPYDEPLMKALLKRVDGVLAHSEQQAGLARGLTGKPVSVAALPPHLPSTTAERSSQVHRRLLFFGIVRPYKGLDLLLRALPEGISLTVAGEFWGGLDETRALIGELGIGDRVELRPGYVAAEEVPKLFAAADALVLPYRNATASQNVWLAHEHGVPVIATRVGALADHVTDGVDGLLVQPGDAGALREAIERFYASGEPERLRSGVKAVDPEPFWSAYAGTLLGS, from the coding sequence GTGCGGATCGCGATCGTCGGGCCGACCTATCCGTACAAGGGAGGCGGGGCGCAGCACACCACCGAGCTGGCGCACCGGCTGTCGGCGCTCGGGCACGACGTGGTGATCGAGTCGTGGCGGGCGCAATATCCGTCGTTCCTCTACCCGGGGCAGCAGACGATCTCCACGCCCGAGGGCACGCCCTATCCGAAGACCGTGCGCAGGCTCGACTGGCGGCGGCCGGACGGGTGGGTGGCGGCCGGGCGGCGGCTGCGGTCGGCCGACCTCGTGGTGCTGGCCGTGCTGAGCCCGGTCCAGGTCCCCGCGTACTTGGGGATTTTGTACGGAATTTCCCGAAAAGTCAGGACAATTGCCCTCTGTCATAACGTGCTGCCGCACGAGCGGAAGCCGTACGACGAGCCGCTCATGAAGGCCCTGCTCAAGCGGGTCGATGGCGTGCTGGCCCACTCCGAGCAGCAGGCCGGGCTGGCCAGAGGGCTGACGGGCAAGCCGGTGAGCGTGGCGGCGCTGCCCCCGCACCTGCCGTCCACCACCGCCGAACGGTCCTCGCAGGTGCACCGGCGGTTGTTGTTCTTCGGCATCGTCCGCCCGTACAAGGGGCTGGACCTGCTGCTCAGGGCGTTGCCTGAGGGGATCTCGCTGACCGTGGCGGGAGAGTTCTGGGGCGGGCTCGACGAGACGCGGGCGCTGATCGGCGAGCTGGGCATCGGTGACCGGGTGGAGCTGCGGCCGGGCTACGTTGCCGCGGAGGAGGTGCCCAAGCTGTTCGCCGCGGCGGACGCGCTGGTGTTGCCCTACCGGAACGCGACCGCCAGCCAGAACGTCTGGCTCGCCCACGAGCACGGCGTGCCGGTGATCGCCACCCGGGTGGGGGCGCTGGCCGACCACGTCACCGACGGCGTGGACGGACTGCTCGTCCAGCCGGGCGACGCCGGCGCGCTGCGGGAGGCGATCGAGCGGTTCTACGCCTCGGGAGAACCCGAGAGGTTGCGGTCGGGGGTCAAGGCCGTCGATCCCGAGCCGTTCTGGTCGGCGTACGCGGGGACGCTCCTCGGCTCCTGA
- a CDS encoding LCP family protein: MSDYRSVPVADPVHDRRTAPTQPGSRMARRAAAAAPPPPEDRPPHGRRSGGGNGQGKMRALAWISIGVTSVMVAGSLTAYTVYRDAVGNITQKSVKEDIINARPPDTGALNVLLVGSDTRAGEGNAKYGQQLARTADAGGKRTDTIILMHISPNRDKAQLISFPRDSMVQIPRCKNETTKQEMPPRRDMINSAYNAGGIACTMSTIETLTGIRINHFVEVDFSGFKNIVDALGGIEICLKSGVNDKASKLVLPPGKSLLNGEKALGYVRLRKYGNGSDIQRIKRQQIFISKVIAKATSNDLLTDVGKLRDFIAAAGRSVTMDPDLANDTERLIEIAMSAKQLTASGVKLTTVPWAPDPADENRVVWTADAAKLFTAIRTDTEVAAPAPSASASTKPKVAIKPEQVRVQVLNGTKTVGKAKEVADQLVEQGFNVVGLGNYDSPDGTSLAKSEIHYAKSITSAPDYADTLAGAVVPKPSPAEGKVKATNPSLYTNPVVTAGAAPKGTPVIQLVVGEDFDSVKVTKLPDSVNNSTITASKQTNVCT, translated from the coding sequence ATGAGTGACTACAGGAGCGTGCCGGTAGCCGACCCGGTGCATGACCGCAGGACCGCCCCCACCCAGCCCGGCAGCAGAATGGCCCGCAGGGCCGCGGCTGCCGCACCGCCACCGCCCGAGGACCGGCCGCCGCACGGCCGCCGCAGCGGCGGCGGGAACGGCCAGGGCAAGATGCGGGCGCTGGCCTGGATCAGCATCGGTGTGACATCGGTCATGGTCGCCGGCTCGCTGACCGCCTACACCGTGTACCGGGACGCCGTGGGCAACATCACCCAGAAGAGCGTCAAAGAAGACATCATCAACGCGCGGCCCCCGGACACGGGTGCGCTCAACGTGCTGCTCGTCGGCTCCGACACCCGCGCGGGCGAGGGCAACGCGAAGTACGGGCAGCAGCTGGCCAGGACGGCCGATGCGGGCGGCAAGCGTACCGACACGATCATCTTGATGCACATCTCGCCCAACCGGGACAAGGCACAGCTGATCAGCTTCCCGCGCGACTCCATGGTGCAGATCCCCCGGTGCAAGAACGAGACCACCAAGCAGGAGATGCCGCCGCGCCGTGACATGATCAACTCGGCGTACAACGCCGGTGGCATCGCGTGCACGATGTCCACGATCGAGACCCTCACCGGCATCCGCATCAACCACTTCGTCGAGGTGGACTTCAGCGGCTTCAAGAACATCGTGGACGCGCTCGGCGGCATCGAGATCTGCCTGAAGTCCGGCGTCAACGACAAGGCCTCCAAACTGGTCCTGCCACCGGGCAAGAGCCTGCTCAACGGCGAGAAGGCGCTCGGCTACGTGCGCCTGCGCAAATACGGCAACGGCAGCGACATTCAGCGCATCAAGCGCCAGCAGATCTTCATCAGCAAGGTCATCGCCAAGGCCACCAGCAATGATCTGCTCACGGACGTGGGCAAGCTGCGCGATTTCATCGCGGCCGCGGGCCGCTCCGTGACCATGGACCCCGACCTGGCCAACGACACCGAGCGGCTCATCGAGATCGCGATGAGCGCCAAGCAGTTGACGGCCAGCGGCGTGAAGCTCACGACGGTGCCGTGGGCGCCGGATCCCGCCGACGAGAACCGCGTGGTCTGGACGGCCGACGCCGCCAAGCTGTTCACCGCGATCAGGACCGACACCGAGGTCGCCGCCCCGGCGCCCTCGGCCAGCGCCAGCACCAAGCCCAAGGTCGCCATCAAGCCGGAGCAGGTGAGAGTCCAGGTGCTCAACGGCACCAAGACCGTGGGCAAGGCCAAGGAGGTCGCCGACCAGCTCGTCGAGCAGGGCTTCAACGTCGTGGGCCTGGGCAACTACGACTCCCCCGACGGCACGAGCCTGGCCAAGAGCGAGATCCACTACGCCAAGTCGATCACCTCGGCCCCCGACTACGCCGACACGCTCGCCGGCGCGGTCGTGCCCAAGCCATCCCCGGCGGAGGGCAAGGTCAAGGCGACCAACCCGTCGCTGTACACCAACCCGGTCGTCACCGCGGGAGCCGCGCCCAAGGGCACTCCGGTGATCCAGCTCGTCGTGGGTGAGGACTTCGACTCGGTCAAGGTGACCAAGCTGCCCGACAGTGTGAACAACAGCACCATCACCGCGTCCAAGCAGACGAACGTCTGCACCTGA
- a CDS encoding class I SAM-dependent methyltransferase: MGKQRLAQLEYSEFQSAMLDEEKRRRKAAKIIAVLEHFRGPLGGLTVADVGCSAGFIADELAQAGAKHTLGIDIDVPGLHKAAGRFGDRVAFVCGDGTALPFPDGSIDVLVFNHIYEHVVDPDAVVAEMHRVLSADGVLYLGLGNRLGVMEPHYKLPFLSYLPPALADRYVRASGRADHYYERFRTRRGLRKMLRAFHVWDYTFPVLATPTRFAGGELFPGLPGKVVKAALARMPRAVLRLLLPVVPTYLWVATKTPRRPVGAALPQPPERVRPL, from the coding sequence GTGGGGAAGCAACGGCTCGCGCAGCTCGAATACTCGGAATTCCAGTCCGCCATGCTCGACGAGGAAAAACGGCGGCGCAAGGCAGCGAAGATCATCGCTGTGCTGGAGCACTTCCGCGGGCCGCTCGGCGGGCTGACCGTGGCCGACGTGGGCTGCTCGGCCGGGTTCATCGCCGATGAGCTGGCGCAGGCCGGGGCCAAGCACACACTGGGCATCGACATCGACGTGCCGGGGCTGCACAAGGCGGCCGGCCGGTTCGGCGATCGGGTGGCGTTCGTCTGCGGCGACGGCACGGCGCTGCCGTTCCCCGACGGCTCGATCGACGTGCTGGTGTTCAACCACATTTACGAGCACGTGGTCGACCCGGACGCGGTGGTGGCCGAGATGCACCGGGTGTTGTCCGCCGACGGGGTGCTCTACCTGGGGCTCGGCAACCGGCTCGGGGTGATGGAGCCGCACTACAAGCTGCCGTTCCTGTCCTACCTGCCGCCTGCGCTCGCCGATCGGTACGTCCGGGCGTCCGGGCGGGCGGATCACTACTACGAGCGGTTCAGGACGCGGCGCGGGCTGCGGAAGATGCTCAGGGCCTTCCACGTGTGGGACTACACGTTTCCCGTGCTCGCCACGCCGACCAGGTTCGCCGGTGGCGAGCTGTTCCCCGGGCTGCCGGGCAAGGTGGTGAAGGCCGCGCTGGCCAGGATGCCGCGCGCGGTGCTCAGGTTGCTGCTGCCGGTCGTGCCGACGTACCTGTGGGTGGCCACCAAGACGCCGAGGCGTCCGGTGGGCGCGGCGCTGCCGCAGCCGCCTGAGCGGGTCCGCCCGCTGTGA
- a CDS encoding lysylphosphatidylglycerol synthase domain-containing protein: protein MNPETVARPRIARRLIRVGFLLVALGFGGWAVVAQWDAVVAGFARLSWAALAGSLVAVVAALLGAMLTWRTLLADLGSPLPLRPAAKVFFVGQLGKYIPGTVWPVLAQMEMGRDLGVPRSRSAAAFFLMMPIQLATGLLVTLGTLGWDRYGWLLLIVPLLLVLLEPKVINALIAFGLRRLKREPLERPLTRRGMLTALGWALAGWTAYGVHLYFVAPQGGLLFAVGAFALSWCLGIMTFVVPAGAGVREVAMVAVLAPHLDRGSAIAVALSSRIVIVVGDLICAGLAGIAARRDSV, encoded by the coding sequence GTGAATCCGGAAACCGTGGCGCGGCCGCGGATCGCGCGCAGGCTCATCAGGGTCGGGTTCCTGCTCGTCGCGCTCGGGTTCGGCGGGTGGGCCGTGGTGGCGCAGTGGGACGCCGTGGTCGCCGGGTTCGCCAGGTTGTCCTGGGCCGCGCTGGCCGGGTCACTGGTCGCCGTGGTCGCCGCGCTGCTCGGGGCCATGCTCACGTGGCGTACCCTGCTGGCCGACCTCGGCTCGCCACTGCCGCTCAGGCCCGCGGCCAAGGTGTTCTTCGTGGGCCAGCTCGGCAAATACATCCCTGGCACCGTCTGGCCCGTGCTCGCCCAGATGGAGATGGGCCGCGACCTCGGCGTGCCGCGCTCGCGCAGCGCGGCGGCGTTCTTCCTGATGATGCCCATCCAGCTCGCCACCGGCCTGCTGGTCACGCTCGGCACGCTCGGCTGGGACAGGTACGGCTGGCTGCTGCTGATCGTCCCGCTGCTGCTGGTCCTGCTGGAGCCCAAGGTCATCAACGCCTTGATCGCGTTCGGGCTGCGGCGGCTCAAGCGGGAGCCGCTCGAACGGCCGCTCACCCGGCGCGGCATGCTGACCGCGCTCGGCTGGGCGCTGGCCGGCTGGACCGCTTACGGCGTGCACCTCTACTTCGTCGCCCCGCAGGGCGGCCTGCTCTTCGCCGTCGGCGCCTTCGCTTTGTCGTGGTGCCTGGGCATCATGACCTTCGTCGTCCCGGCAGGCGCCGGTGTGCGGGAGGTCGCCATGGTCGCGGTGCTGGCCCCTCACCTCGACCGCGGCTCCGCCATTGCGGTCGCCCTTTCCTCGCGCATTGTCATCGTCGTGGGGGACCTGATCTGCGCCGGCCTGGCGGGAATTGCGGCGCGTCGGGACTCAGTGTGA
- a CDS encoding sugar phosphate nucleotidyltransferase, translating to MESSLPDLEAILLVGGQGTRLRPLTLGTPKPLLPTAGVPFLAHQLARARSFGVRRIVFATSYKASMFEPAFGDGAAFGLSLEYITEETPLGTGGAIRNAAEALTSGPDDPVLILNGDILSGHDIEHQVRMHCAQQAAVTLHLTEVDDPTRFGCVPTDENGRVTAFLEKTPNPVTNRINAGCYVFTRSVIDSIPKDQVVSVERETFPGLIASGQLVLGYADRTYWLDVGTPAAFVQGSRDLVLGRLQSPALPGPTGEYLALDGARISPEAKVQGGTAVGARAVVEAGATVAGSVLSDDCVIESGASVTDSVVGKGARVCAGTVVRDAVIGDRAVVGAGNELQNGVRIWPGIELPERAMRYSSDV from the coding sequence ATGGAGAGCTCTTTGCCAGACCTCGAGGCGATTCTCCTGGTCGGGGGGCAGGGCACCCGCCTGCGTCCGCTGACACTGGGCACGCCCAAGCCGCTGCTGCCAACCGCCGGAGTGCCATTCCTGGCCCATCAGCTCGCCCGGGCACGGTCGTTCGGCGTCCGCCGGATCGTGTTCGCGACCTCGTACAAGGCGTCCATGTTCGAGCCGGCCTTCGGCGACGGGGCGGCATTCGGGCTCTCACTCGAATACATCACGGAGGAGACCCCGCTCGGCACCGGCGGGGCGATCCGCAACGCGGCCGAGGCGCTCACCTCCGGGCCGGATGACCCCGTGCTCATTCTGAACGGGGACATTCTGTCCGGACACGACATCGAGCACCAAGTGCGTATGCACTGCGCGCAGCAGGCCGCTGTAACGCTCCATTTGACAGAAGTGGACGATCCCACTCGATTCGGGTGCGTTCCGACCGACGAGAACGGGCGGGTCACCGCGTTCCTGGAGAAGACCCCCAATCCGGTGACCAACCGGATCAACGCCGGTTGCTACGTCTTCACCCGGTCGGTGATCGACTCGATCCCGAAGGACCAGGTCGTGTCGGTGGAGCGGGAGACGTTCCCGGGGCTGATCGCGTCGGGGCAGCTCGTGCTGGGATACGCCGACCGCACCTACTGGCTCGATGTCGGCACCCCCGCCGCGTTCGTGCAGGGCTCACGTGACCTGGTGCTGGGGCGGCTGCAATCTCCCGCGCTGCCGGGGCCGACGGGCGAATACCTGGCGCTCGACGGCGCCCGGATCTCGCCGGAGGCCAAGGTCCAGGGCGGCACGGCGGTCGGCGCCCGGGCGGTCGTCGAGGCCGGGGCGACGGTGGCCGGGTCGGTGCTGAGCGACGACTGCGTCATCGAGTCCGGCGCGTCCGTGACGGACTCCGTGGTCGGCAAGGGCGCGCGGGTCTGTGCGGGCACGGTGGTGCGCGACGCGGTGATCGGCGACCGGGCCGTCGTGGGAGCCGGCAACGAGCTGCAGAACGGCGTGCGCATCTGGCCGGGGATCGAGCTGCCCGAGCGCGCGATGCGCTATTCCAGCGACGTCTGA
- a CDS encoding glycosyltransferase family 39 protein, with amino-acid sequence MELDRPGRVLAALSVAPALAVTGWLLAGLPLLLLGRFTPLPALLLGVPAAALLCWAGARRIGRVAEATTWQVAGVVAVAVASVVFNAVMHSEQLIVRRDPAVYAQYTAWIAGHGALPIGVQPEAFGGADPSLAFDSVGLYGVDGGLVPQFMPGAPMLFALGHWLGAPFAMPAVLGGLAVLTVAGVVARLAGARWAVLAALAFAVSMPILYTSRTTFSEIPSLILLFGGLALAHDALERPGWGRGLLTGLVFGLAVLVRVDGLRDVLPVLAFAGLLIAMRRSSRSARPQGVLGLPLLAGLAAGAGLGMLAGYLLARPYLDYLSGSVRPLLFICGGLLLLIMIGTAAAPLLARIRLPAWAPAIGAGLVVLVMAALYVRPWFQTVTRAPVTSDDRRTYAMIQSIQRANGLPVDGRRLYFEDSLHWVVWYVGLPVVVLATIAAAVLVHRLLRDGDPFEWLLPLAVVGWTTVTTLLRPEITPDHPWAARRLVPIVIPGLILLATYALSRLRTTRWWVTVAAVLVVLLPPVVTSIGTAFTPVERGEAAAVAAMCAKLPPDASVLIVERVTGDRFTQLVRGMCDRPAAKVKLDGEDTAPEADVRRLIERVRGAGRVPVVLAAECSQVSPYGPADHVMALVTLQDERSLLDPPNGTWSLGIDVWMAVAQ; translated from the coding sequence ATGGAACTCGATCGACCCGGCCGGGTGCTGGCCGCGCTCTCGGTGGCTCCAGCGCTCGCCGTGACGGGATGGCTGCTGGCGGGGCTGCCGCTGCTGCTGCTCGGCCGATTCACGCCGCTGCCGGCGCTGCTGCTCGGCGTGCCTGCGGCCGCCCTGCTCTGCTGGGCCGGTGCCCGGCGGATCGGCAGGGTGGCCGAGGCCACGACGTGGCAGGTCGCCGGGGTGGTGGCGGTCGCGGTGGCGTCGGTCGTGTTCAACGCGGTGATGCACAGCGAGCAGCTGATCGTGCGGCGCGACCCGGCCGTCTACGCCCAGTACACCGCCTGGATCGCCGGCCACGGCGCGCTGCCCATAGGGGTCCAGCCGGAGGCGTTCGGCGGGGCCGATCCTTCGCTGGCCTTCGACAGTGTCGGGCTCTACGGCGTGGACGGAGGGCTGGTACCCCAGTTCATGCCGGGCGCGCCGATGCTGTTCGCGCTCGGCCACTGGCTCGGCGCGCCGTTCGCGATGCCGGCCGTGCTGGGCGGGCTGGCCGTGCTCACGGTGGCCGGCGTGGTGGCGAGGCTGGCCGGGGCGCGGTGGGCGGTGCTCGCGGCGCTGGCGTTCGCGGTGAGCATGCCGATCCTCTACACCTCGCGGACCACGTTCAGCGAGATCCCGTCGCTGATCCTGCTGTTCGGCGGGCTGGCGCTGGCGCACGACGCGCTGGAGCGGCCGGGCTGGGGCCGCGGGCTGCTGACGGGGCTGGTGTTCGGCTTGGCCGTGCTGGTCAGGGTGGACGGGCTGCGTGACGTGCTGCCGGTGCTGGCGTTCGCGGGGTTGCTGATCGCGATGCGGCGCAGCTCGCGTTCCGCCAGGCCGCAGGGGGTGCTCGGGCTGCCGCTGCTGGCCGGGTTGGCGGCCGGGGCGGGGCTCGGGATGCTGGCGGGGTATCTGCTGGCCCGCCCGTACTTGGACTACTTGTCCGGCTCGGTCAGGCCGCTGTTGTTCATCTGCGGTGGGCTCCTGCTGCTCATCATGATCGGCACGGCAGCCGCGCCGCTCCTGGCCAGGATCCGGTTGCCGGCGTGGGCGCCCGCGATCGGGGCGGGGCTGGTGGTGCTCGTCATGGCCGCCCTGTACGTTCGCCCGTGGTTCCAGACCGTGACCCGCGCCCCGGTCACGTCCGACGACCGGCGTACCTACGCGATGATCCAGTCGATCCAGCGGGCCAACGGCCTGCCCGTGGACGGCCGGCGACTCTACTTCGAGGACTCCCTGCACTGGGTGGTCTGGTATGTCGGCCTCCCCGTCGTGGTGCTGGCCACGATCGCGGCGGCCGTGCTCGTCCACAGGCTGCTGCGCGACGGCGACCCCTTCGAGTGGCTGCTGCCGCTCGCGGTCGTCGGCTGGACCACGGTCACCACACTGCTCCGGCCCGAGATCACCCCCGATCACCCGTGGGCCGCCCGCCGCCTGGTGCCCATCGTGATCCCGGGGCTGATCCTGCTCGCCACGTACGCGCTGAGCCGCCTGCGCACCACGCGCTGGTGGGTGACGGTGGCCGCCGTCCTGGTCGTGCTCCTGCCGCCGGTCGTGACGTCGATCGGCACCGCCTTCACCCCCGTCGAGCGGGGAGAGGCGGCGGCCGTCGCGGCGATGTGCGCCAAGCTCCCGCCCGACGCGTCCGTGCTGATCGTGGAGCGGGTCACCGGCGACCGGTTCACCCAGCTCGTCCGCGGGATGTGCGACCGCCCGGCGGCGAAGGTGAAGCTGGACGGGGAGGACACCGCGCCCGAGGCCGACGTGCGCCGCCTGATCGAGCGGGTGCGCGGGGCCGGCCGTGTCCCCGTCGTGCTGGCCGCCGAGTGCAGCCAGGTCTCGCCGTACGGGCCGGCCGATCATGTGATGGCGCTGGTCACGCTCCAGGACGAGCGCTCGCTCCTCGACCCCCCGAACGGGACGTGGTCGCTGGGGATCGACGTTTGGATGGCAGTCGCTCAATGA
- a CDS encoding glycosyltransferase family 2 protein: protein MSTLETPKSGPAVEEAPYVTIVLPCYNEQDHVIDEVERITRAMDSSGYTYELVAIDDCSSDLTLARLQEAAPRYPHLRVRAFHRNGGSGTVRRIGSQEARGEIVVWTDADMTYPNERIPELVQILEKDKTIDQVVGARTTEEGSHKLLRVPAKFVIRKVAEMLAGQKIPDLNSGLRAFRKSVARPYLRLLPPGFSCVTTITLSFLSNQHDVYYLPIEYAKRAGKSKFSFVSDAYRYILQVLRMIMYFNPLKVLMPPALWLVGIGFVKGVWDMVQHPFYFPANTVMIFLSGMLIGSVALLADLIVRSRGE, encoded by the coding sequence GTGAGCACGCTTGAGACCCCCAAGAGTGGACCTGCCGTGGAAGAAGCGCCGTACGTCACCATCGTCCTGCCCTGCTACAACGAGCAGGATCACGTCATCGACGAAGTCGAGCGCATCACCAGGGCCATGGACTCGAGCGGCTACACCTACGAGCTCGTGGCGATCGACGACTGCTCCAGCGACCTGACGCTGGCCCGTCTCCAGGAGGCCGCGCCGCGCTACCCGCACCTGCGCGTGCGCGCCTTCCACCGCAACGGCGGCTCCGGCACCGTGCGGCGCATCGGCTCGCAGGAGGCCAGGGGCGAGATCGTCGTCTGGACCGACGCCGACATGACCTACCCCAACGAGCGCATCCCCGAGCTGGTGCAGATCCTGGAGAAGGACAAGACGATCGACCAGGTGGTCGGCGCGCGCACCACCGAGGAGGGCTCGCACAAGCTGCTGCGGGTGCCCGCCAAGTTCGTGATCCGCAAGGTCGCGGAGATGCTGGCCGGTCAGAAGATCCCCGACCTCAACTCAGGGTTGCGGGCCTTCCGGAAGTCGGTGGCCAGGCCTTACCTGCGGCTGTTGCCTCCCGGGTTCTCGTGCGTGACGACGATCACGTTGTCGTTCCTGTCCAACCAGCACGACGTCTACTACCTGCCCATCGAGTACGCCAAGCGGGCGGGCAAGTCGAAGTTCAGCTTCGTGTCCGACGCCTACCGCTACATCCTGCAGGTGCTGCGGATGATCATGTACTTCAACCCGCTCAAGGTGCTGATGCCGCCCGCGTTGTGGCTGGTCGGCATCGGGTTCGTGAAGGGTGTCTGGGACATGGTCCAGCACCCGTTCTATTTCCCGGCCAACACCGTCATGATCTTCCTGTCCGGGATGCTCATCGGGTCCGTGGCGCTGCTGGCTGACCTGATCGTTCGCTCGCGGGGAGAGTAG
- a CDS encoding lysylphosphatidylglycerol synthase transmembrane domain-containing protein: protein MLRRLLRIFLALIALGFLGYGLARNWEETTSAVAAMSPWAVLGAFLAVLLGQFFMLVAWREILAGLGTRVPLRVAGRIMFVGQLGKYIPGAVWAYAAMMDLGRDHGSPPRRTFATISLGLVINIGVAISIAAATLWTLDAVRQAWYLALLVPVIAVCLHPKVLTWGLNLALRIARREPLESVLPGRTVVVAVAWTALGWFVYGVHIWLLGGRPDLYIIATGAYAFAWATGILTVVVPAGVGIREGALVLVLGPVIGTAPALAVAIVSRLAFTLADAVAAGISFLLGRQEPRSVPAYADQNGSGSTALTPDRNLSGSPEA from the coding sequence ATGCTCCGTCGGCTGCTGCGCATTTTCCTCGCGCTGATCGCGCTCGGATTTCTGGGGTACGGCCTGGCACGGAACTGGGAGGAGACCACCAGCGCTGTGGCGGCGATGTCGCCGTGGGCGGTGCTCGGAGCCTTCCTCGCGGTGCTGCTCGGCCAGTTCTTCATGCTGGTGGCCTGGCGGGAGATCCTGGCGGGGCTGGGCACGCGGGTGCCGCTGCGGGTCGCCGGGCGGATCATGTTCGTGGGCCAGCTGGGCAAGTACATCCCAGGTGCGGTGTGGGCGTACGCGGCGATGATGGATCTGGGCCGGGACCACGGGAGCCCGCCGCGACGCACGTTCGCCACGATCTCGCTCGGGCTGGTGATCAACATCGGGGTCGCGATCTCGATCGCGGCCGCCACGCTCTGGACGCTGGACGCCGTGCGCCAGGCCTGGTATCTGGCGCTGCTCGTCCCGGTGATCGCCGTGTGCCTGCATCCCAAGGTGCTCACGTGGGGGCTCAACCTGGCGCTGCGCATCGCGCGCAGGGAGCCGCTGGAGAGCGTGCTGCCCGGCCGGACGGTGGTCGTCGCGGTGGCGTGGACCGCGCTCGGCTGGTTCGTCTACGGCGTGCACATCTGGCTGCTCGGCGGGCGGCCGGACCTCTACATCATCGCGACCGGGGCTTACGCGTTCGCCTGGGCGACCGGCATCCTCACCGTCGTGGTGCCGGCCGGCGTGGGGATCAGGGAAGGCGCGCTGGTGCTCGTGCTCGGGCCGGTCATCGGCACCGCGCCCGCGCTGGCGGTGGCGATCGTGTCACGGCTGGCGTTCACGCTGGCGGACGCGGTGGCGGCAGGCATCTCGTTCCTGCTCGGCCGTCAGGAGCCGAGGAGCGTCCCCGCGTACGCCGACCAGAACGGCTCGGGATCGACGGCCTTGACCCCCGACCGCAACCTCTCGGGTTCTCCCGAGGCGTAG